One Aegilops tauschii subsp. strangulata cultivar AL8/78 chromosome 7, Aet v6.0, whole genome shotgun sequence genomic window carries:
- the LOC109773490 gene encoding NADH dehydrogenase [ubiquinone] 1 beta subcomplex subunit 9: MSTTAGYLARRAGQKERVRLLYRRALKDTLNWAVHRHLFYQDASELRDKFEANRNVENLDVIDRLIEDAEAQQRNFQHPDPYIVPWAPGGTKFTRNPPPPEGIEIIYNYGKEDQ, encoded by the exons ATGTCGACGACGGCGGGGTACCTGGCGCGGCGCGCGGGGCAGAAGGAGCGGGTGCGGCTCCTCTACCGCCGCGCGCTCAAGGACACCCTCAACTGGGCCGTCCACCGCCATCTCTTCTACCAGGAC GCGTCCGAGCTCAGGGACAAGTTCGAGGCCAACAGAAATGTG GAGAACCTGGACGTGATCGATAGGCTCATCGAGGACGCGGAGGCGCAGCAGAGGAACTTCCAGCACCCGGATCCTTACATTG TTCCATGGGCTCCTGGTGGCACTAAATTCACAAGGAACCCTCCTCCACCTGAAGGG ATTGAGATTATCTACAACTATGGCAAAGAAGACCAATGA